In the genome of Eublepharis macularius isolate TG4126 chromosome 10, MPM_Emac_v1.0, whole genome shotgun sequence, the window AGGTCTGGTACATCTAAGCCTCCCATATTTGCTGGTCTTTTTAGTATTTCAAAGGAAATCCTTgggggggtttttttttgctgttccCAATAAATCTATTGATTTTAGTTTGTCAAATTGTAAAGGTTTTATCTGAGATTATTATTGGAAGGGCTCTAAATAAATGCAATCTGTTCCCTCTTGTTGGTCCTCCATTgtaattggttggccactgtacaAGGTAGGATGTTAAGATAGCATGAactactggtctgattcagcaaggcTGTTCTTATGAATCCAGATCATATTAATGGCATGAATTCTTTAACCACTGAAGGTCATAGCTCTAAAAAAATGTTCAGCCATCAGTGTACTTTTCTTTTAAGGTCACCAGATGCTATAATAACATTTTCACACCATGGTTATATGTAAAGTGATTGTAAGTGCCATTCTAAAACCAGTTTAGGataggcttgccaatctccagctggggcctggagttctcccagaactgcaactgatctccggaGTACGAttatcagttccccttgagaaaatgtctgcttcaaAGGGTGAACTCtacagcatcacatccctgctgaactcctgcctcttcacaaacCTCAGTTCTTCAGGCACTGTCCCCAAATTTCCagcatttcccaacctagagttggcaattcTATGCAAGGTGGATTGTGAATTCTTTCTtgggggcagggctcattttgagggggaatgtgcaggaacgcagttacggcagttccccaaagaggtcacatgtcaggtggccctgcccacctgactctcggccatttggggcctgtttcagcctggattgaggtcaaaacggcccagatcgggcctccgacgggtggtgaatcactctcccactcagcaacggcccgatcctgatcattttgggccccttttcagcccctttttgccattttgggcccaatgtcagccctgaatggccaggattgggtccaaaacagccaggatagatgtcagggggtatggcatatgcaaatcagttatgctaatgacacactttcagtgatgtcaaggggcatggcatatgctaatgagttatgctaatgagttcctccagctctttttctacgaaatgacccctgcttggggGGCATTGATTTTGGTATTTGGGCTTTTCATTACAGTTACCATATAAACTGGGCTTGGGGAGATGTTATCTTTGCAAGAGATACTTTTGGTATTCTTTATCAATTTAATTTCTGTTCCCAGAGGGCTCACATGAATTGTCTTTCAATAGATTTTTGCAATTATTTCAGTTCATGAGCTTCACTGCTGCTCAAATTGGGAGATCCTTTTTTAAGCCTGGAGTGTCTGAAGCACCGCACATGTTTATGTTACTTTTGTTTCAGCCTACACTCAGGACGGTAGCAAAGtatttatatattgtatgctGGAGTTCTACCGTCTAACGTAGTCAAAGTCTTTGATACCACTTGAAGTTTGCCAGATattgagaaaaaagagaaaggggcgGTGTAGAAAACACCTTAACAATTAAAGTTTATAAAACATCCCACAGACCTTTTGGGGGTATCAacccagtttcaggtgggttgccatgctgatctgcagaacagcaggatgtgaggccagcggcaccttagagactaacaagatacCCAGTCTCCTGATTCTGTCATGAAGGAAATACGGTGTTAAACAAGAGTTTCATGaaaccctcccctcctcctcacaCTTGCAGACCGTGCAGTTGTACGCTTCACATTTTTCACCGAGCGAGGCTACTGAAGGGAGCTCAGCTTTCCCCGCCTCTTGTTAGCCTCCGCCTTTTCCTCCCGTTATCGGAGAAAGCCAAAAACCGATTCCCGCTCAAGCGAGCGCCAGGTGTCGCTGTGGCTTCCCTGCTGCAGACACGGCCAAACCAGCCCCGGCCCCCACTCTCGCGATTTTTCCAGGCGTCGCACTCTCGCGAGAACCCCGTTCTCGTATTATCTCGCGTGATTTGGAAGTTCCGGTCTCTTTGGTTCCCGGCGCGGCGCTATGGCGGTCGGCAAGAACAAACGCCTGACGAAAGGAGGCAAGAAAGGTGCCAAGAAGAAAGTGTAAGCGAGGCTAGGCGGAAGCGCGGGGATGAGAGGGACCTTGCTGGGCGGGAGCCGCGGCCTGAAAGTGTCGGATGCCGCCGATGTCGGTTGGATTGCGGGGCGGGGGGCTGTGGAGAAGGAGCGCCGCTGACATGGCGAGTGCCCGTATGCAGGGCTCGCGCCTAGCTCAGGCGATGGAAAGGCGGCCCCCGCATCCGAATCCTCGCTTGTCGCCTCGCTCGTTTTGCTGGCGCTTCGCTCGCGATCGCATTGCTTGAGCAGTTGGCTGGAGAGGAGGCATCCGGAGCGGTGCTTCCCCGCAGGGCCCCAGTGACTCCAGTTGGGACTGAGGCCCAGACTTCTTTTTGTGGGTAGACGATGTGTTATCACTTGCCCTCGAAATAAGAACGTGCTTACAAAACGTCCGAACTATGGGCAGTACGGTGGACAACGTTAAGATACTATCGTTTGTTCCTGCAAAGTGGTGTTCGGGTCAACGTGGCCAGAATTTCAGTGTTTCTTGCTGTACTGATAGAGATGGGAGGGAAGCAGTCCTGGTTTTACACCTGGAAATTAGACGTTTTAGTCCCAACCAGTGCATGAACACAGTCTGAATTAATGATAATTTATAAGGAGGAAGAGGTGGCTCACATGGCTTTTTGCATAGGTAAGTGAAATGAGGAttgtaaatgtgtgtgttaaaaaGTTGGCAGGTACTAAGAAAGTTGTACCTCTTTGAATAAGTTTGCTTTTGGATCTAAGGCAGGAAGGAGAGCCAGTATAAAAgcattttctctccttttctctccccctctcaaAAATCAGGGTTGATCCCTTTTCAAAGAAGGACTGGTATGATGTCAAGGCACCAGCAATGTTCAATATTCGAAACATTGGCAAGACATTGGTTACCAGGACCCAGGGAACAAGTAAGGAATATTGTTATCTATATAATTTCTTCTGCCCTCAGTTGGCATTATTCTAAAGTCGGCAACTTGCTGAAGTGTGCGTGTGTATGCATACCTGCatacattttatatttaattGCAGAGTGGTTAAAGTATGAAGGTGATGGAAAATAAGTACAGAATAGGCAAAACAGAAGACTTGTTTTCCTAGTGAATAACTGAATTGTGGTATTTGCCAGCAGAATTTGTGGAGGCCATGagtatagatggctttaaaagtggTTAGTCCAAATTATGGATGGTAGGTCCATTAATGGACTTGGTTAATAAAtttccattttcagaggcagtagacctctgaaacccagtgctgtGAGGCAAAATCAGGGAAGCCCTTTGCCCCTGCACTGTTCATTAGCTCTTGAGGGCAACTGGTCGGCCGCTAATGAATATCATGCTGGACTAGATTGAcagctggtctgatccagctgggctcttcTTCCATTCGTAATATTTATTCAGAGGCTTCAAAGTATGGTCTTATGCAAAGCTGTTCCCCATTTTTAGGGTGTAATCCTGCTTAGTATTTCATTGTTAGTTTGTTATACTATGCAAGCTTATTTGGAAATAAGTCACTTTGAATATAATGTCATGATTACCAGATGTTTACTTGATATTATAATCAGTGGGCAGTTTAGAGACTGCCTATAATGCATTAACACAGTTCTGTATTTACAGAAATTGCCTCTGATGGACTAAAAGGCCGTGTATTTGAAGTGAGTCTTGCTGACCTACAGAATGATGAAGTTGCCTTCCGTAAATTCAAACTGATTACAGAGgatgtgcaaggaaaaaactgcctgacaaatttccatggcatggaTCTCACACGTGACAAAATGTGTTCAATGGTCAAAAAGTGGCAGGTTAGTAATCTCTGTTTTCATTATGTCATACTATAAAACTAATTTGTTGCTGATTGACTAATAAGAGAGGAGCAGAGAGTTACAAGTCTTAAAATTTTTCAGACAATGATTGAAGCCCATGTTGATGTCAAAACTACTGATGGGTATCTTCTACGCCTTTTCTGTGTTGGCTTCACCAAGAAAAGAAACAACCAGATTCGCAAGACTTCCTATGCTCAGCATCAGCAGGTCCGCCAAATCCGGAAGAAAATGGTGGAAATTATGACAAGAGAAGTACAGACAAATGACCTGAAAGAAGTTGTCAATAAGCTGTATGTTGAGTTTTGTCTCTGTTTTGAAAGAAGGCTGTTTTCATTCAGTATTAATTTGTTTTATAAGCAGTTTATACAAATATAACAGTAAcgtgttttatgtattgtcgaaggctttcacggccggagaacgatggtcgttgtgggttttctgggctgtattgccgtggtcttggcattgtagttcctgacgtttcgccagcagctgtggctggcatcttcagaggtgtagcaccaaagactttggtgctacacctacacctacagcccggaaaacccacaacaaccacagtaatGTGTTTTGATTGTTTAATTTTCTTTAGTGAAATAGGGCCCACTTGTATTACTGTGTTTTTTAAACATATTAATGCTGGCAGAACTATATTTTTAGTTGTGCTCAACAGACAATCTTTGTCCTTAAGATTTTGGCATTTATTATCAAACAAAAGACTGTATTTGGAGTTTACAGTTGGTTAGTATTATTAGTAAGGGCTCATCTATTTTCTAGTTGTATTTACTATTTACTGTtataagcatttttttttttaagaaatgccATATGATGTGCATACTTAGTCTGGACTTAAGGGGATGGAAGAGAAAAGTTCAAGGAACTTCCAGTTTATGCAGGGGATATTAATTGCTCTGTGGACTCCATAAGGTGTTTTACAGTTTTTCAAAAATCTTTATTTTACTTCTTACTCTTTTTACAACCTAAGTCATAAACAACAAACCCTCATCCCATGGGAGGAGAACCTAAAAGGTAGTTATCGTGTAACTTAACAGCTGCCAAAAATTTCACCACACAGAGAGTACTTTGTTTATCTTTGTCTCTGAGTAGCCAAGATGATTTTAGTTCTGGAGAGAATTCTGATTAAATAATGGAGAAATCAATTCAGCTCTTAGTTTTGAAAATTTAGCACAAGTCAAAGATGTGGTCTACAGAGTCAAATCTTTCTTCACCTCTATGTTCCTTCTGCCATACATTTTTTCCTTGCCCAATCTCTCCAGTCCTGATAGATCAATTCACACCATTGTACCTATCTGACTAGATCATTGGATTAATTTTTATTTCACTTCCTTGAATGACTTATCAAATTATCTGTAACTGTCTCTGATATTGCTCTGAAATAGGTAGCGTAAGTGTACTTTCTTTAGCATAGTTTGCAAGTTCATTTTAACATGAATTTTACTTAAAGCGCTGTAACTGAGCTTGACCTTGGCTCAGACTGAAATTCAGTCTCCGAATTGCTATCCTTTCTGACTGTAGTTGGGTGAAGTAACTCTGATACTCCTGCTTGCGTTCTAATAGACGTCAGAAGCAGAAAATAGTACGCTGCCCTTTCGGTGTTTAGTGGGAAGTATTGCATTTGGTTTAGGGATTTGAGGAATACTAATGGTTGAATTTTGCCATCCTAGGATCCCAGACAGCATTGGTAAAGACATAGAGAAAGCATGTCAGTCCATCTATCCCCTTCATGATGTCTATGTTCGGAAAGTCAAGATGCTTAAGAAGCCCAAGTTTGAATGTAAGCACACCTGTGTCTTTCAAAACAGGGTTCTGTGTTTTATTTGATGTGGGAATGAATGATGACAACGTGTTTCGGTCCCATATGAGAAAGTGATTAATTTTTCCCAATGCTGACATTCCCATAAATCAAAGAGTGAAACTTCTTACTGGTTTTGGAAAAGATTTGGTACAAATTATCTTGAGAGCACTATAATAGAAATTGCACTTTTGTTTGAGTTTATAAAAATAGCGTATGTTGACAATACttatttaatttgtttcattATTATTTGTAGTGGGCAAGCTGATGGAGCTGCATGGTGAAGGTGGTGGTGCTGGCAAGCCGTCAGGTGATGAAACTGGCGCTAAGGTAGAACGAGCTGATGGGTATGAACCCCCTGTGCAAGAATCTGTCTAAAGCTGTACCcaaaaataaaagatttaatATAAACAAAGTGGTTGTGTGCTTTTGTAAATAATACTTAGTGGTACTTACACTTTTAAATCAAGCCAGTGTTTCTCAAAACTGGGTTGAGATCCCAACAGTGTTGTGACTCAGATTGCAAGGCCAGGATGAATGGTATGAGATAATAGACTTATAGATAATAGTATTTATAAACTGATCCAATGTTAACTGTGTTGGAGAGGGAGACAGTACTTTAAGAAGTTACATAGCAAATGGCTATTAGTTTAGAAGTTCAAAAATACAGTAAGCTTAGAAATGGGTCTCATTTCAGAAAGTTTGAGAATGATTTAACTGGTTTGCTAAGAGCCTGCTTGTAACTTTTAAAATAGACTTAGTTCTTTGATGCTTCAAGGTAATATTGTTCTGTAACTGCTGTTGTCCAGCACAAGATTACTAAAATGGACCACcttgaataaaataaaaggggATACATTTGAGCCATTTTTGCATCTAAGGAAAGATTACTTATTGTCAGTCAGATGTTAGAATGAATGTGCCTGTTGCTGTTTACACAGAAAGTGTGTACTGTTTTGTGGATAGTCTAGCATCTGTGCCTCTTCAGCATAAGTACACTATTTCCCTTGGAAGAAATTCGTAAGTTTTGATATTAGCAGTGAAAGCTAATTAAGGTCTACCAGTACGAGTTTTCACTTCACTTGGGTGGTTGTTTCATAAGACACGTTCAAATAAAATGCGTTGGCATTAGCTTGAAGAGAACTGCTTTTAGTTGGAGTATTGACTCATGTAatggtttgttgttttttaataccAGTTCCTGCAATTCATCTTGTTTCATAGCCAAGCTGTAGGTCATATTTTGTTGTACTTTAGTTGGTAAGAAAGCAGTTGCACACTTTCTGTATTTATGTAGTCCTGGAAATCCAGGAAATGCCACTCTCTCCTTTACTCAACAAGTTGCCAGTCCTGAATATATAGCAGTATAATAAATTTGACACTGTAGATCTATACCCGACTCTTCTCAAAAATGAATCAGACAAACAAATGTTTATTGATTTAATACAAACTTTACTGGTGCAATAGATCAGTGTAAAATGGTAATTTCTAGGAAACAAAAATAGCATTTGTGCACAAATCATTGATGGACAGATTATTCTATAAGTAAAAAGCTTAGCTCCAGAGAAGTACATCTGAAACTAATACGGCAGATTTTTCACCACCATCTTCTTGCTGTAGCCCACCTCAAAACCATTGGAAGGGGATAGGACCTTTGGAAAATTCACACTGAGATGGTAGGATTGTAGTTTTCTGGATCTAAGCTGCTACATGGAACAAAGTCTCTAGTACTAAAACAGTCTGTTACATTCATGATTGCATAATATTCATTTATAAACCAATTGAGAAAAGAATCCATCCACAGAACTGTCTTTATATTCAAAGATTAGAGTGTGTAACCCCAAACCTATGCTCTCTTTCTAGGAAGATGTCAACtagataaatacatttaaatacaaATGGTTTTTTTTCAAGTGTAGCCCACATTTAATACACATACATTAAGAGCCCTTTAGATGGCACTGTTGGAGTGAAGTTGCTGCGTTTGTCAGTCTTGATATACAAAATTGAGAATACTTGGGTTGCTCAGCCAGATGCTTATTTAAATGTATGAAATGCTAATGGATGTAATATTTATCCATATTGTCTGTCTTACAATAGTAATTAATGCTTATTCATTAACAAGACTAAACAATAATTCTCCACTAGCGTAAATGTCTAAATCACTACTTGCTCAGAGTACTTTTATGAATTCATTGGAACACACAGTCAACAAATAAGTAAACATTGCACTCTAACAATCTGGAATATTCTAACTTCCAGTAACTTGTGTCAATACCTCTTTTCAAAATATAGACAATAGTATGCATTGGGAaagtcttgaggctgtgatgcaGCAACCAACGTTTTTATGTAGTGCAAGGTGGTGGTGGTTGCAGGGACCAAACAAAACTTCTCATAAGGAAACGggaaactacaaagcacaaataGGTCTTGCAAATCTAAAAGCTTCATGGCAAGGTTAGGACTAGCTGTAGGGCCTTTACATTTCTGGGGAGAGTAATCCCAAATTTCGACTTGTACAGCCCACATGTTGCACTAAAGTATTTTCTCCATACCTAGACCAAAAGCAAGTGGGCACTTAAACAGTATCTATGCATGCAAAGGCACTGAAGAAAGTCATCTTGAAGATGGAGTACCTAGAAACAACTGTTTGAAGCTAGTAGGCAGATGAGTGTATTCCATGAGATACACATCTGGTTTTGGTGTAGACAGATGCAGCTCAGTCCTATCCATATGTTTTATGTCAAAACATAGACTTGGATCCAGTGAGGTACAAGCAGAAACAAAAGTACTTAGGCACAGATCTACTTGCTCGTGATCTTGTGCagcacctagcactttcctcCTTATGGTGTAAAGAAGTGAGGATATGGTGAGTTTGACTTGGcatgtgtttttgttttatttctgcatATGCAGGAGCTCCACTGTGGCAATTTTGTATTGGTGCCAACCCATAGTGAGACTGTGTACCTAAAACGGAGGCCAGTGTTAAGTGCAATAAAATGCTCCTGTACCTGCAGGATTACTTTGAGTCAGTTGTTTTCAGAAACTTGCCTGTCATGATAATTGTTGGGGATTTCTTTCACACTACCTCATTGGAAGTTACTGTTGTGTATAGGGGCGGCGGGAACCCTGTATATAAAATCCATAGGATTTCCCATTATATGCATGACGAAGGATGTATTCTATAATGGCCATTGTTGGAAAGATACTGAACTGCAGCTCTGGCTGTAAattaggggtccccaacctttttgtgcctgcgggcatctttggaattctgacacagggtggtgggcacaaccataaAATGGCCATACACAAAGGAAGCCCAAGTGTTGGGGATAAGGGAGGTGGGGTGATTTAACAAAATGTGGGGAAGGAAGAatgagaataaaaccaacagtgTATGGTGGTGGCTGCTcctgaaaattttttttaaaaatccatcaccAGCCAATTGGAAGAGGGccacatggtgcccatgggttcTTCATAAGAAT includes:
- the RPS3A gene encoding 40S ribosomal protein S3a; protein product: MAVGKNKRLTKGGKKGAKKKVVDPFSKKDWYDVKAPAMFNIRNIGKTLVTRTQGTKIASDGLKGRVFEVSLADLQNDEVAFRKFKLITEDVQGKNCLTNFHGMDLTRDKMCSMVKKWQTMIEAHVDVKTTDGYLLRLFCVGFTKKRNNQIRKTSYAQHQQVRQIRKKMVEIMTREVQTNDLKEVVNKLIPDSIGKDIEKACQSIYPLHDVYVRKVKMLKKPKFELGKLMELHGEGGGAGKPSGDETGAKVERADGYEPPVQESV